In Silene latifolia isolate original U9 population chromosome 6, ASM4854445v1, whole genome shotgun sequence, the genomic window GACAATAGAAAGAAAGAAAAACTTCCAAATACAAGTTGAGTTCAGATGACTAACTGTCCATCCTGCAACAATGGAATCTGTACCACCCTTTAGTGTAATTTCCGCTGAACTGTATTGGGATGCCAAAGCTCGCGGGTTGTAAACACTCATAATTGCACCAACTCCGTTGTAAAATTTCCACATATTGGTATTTGTTTGACTGATTGCAAACTACATGACAAACAATGTAGTAAACCTTCTGTAATCAAGAATCGACTTGGTTCAAGGAAGACTTACCATAGTTCCAGAGGCAGATATGACTTCATTTGTCGTATTTGAAATCTTCGCTTTAGAAATACCACCGCTCTTGTTCATTCTTCTAACGGGAATTGTCCCTTGAGGACAACCTCCATCCTTTAATAGAGGTATATCAGTTGCGGTTGCATTTATCTCCCAAGAGATATCGTTGTTTCTAATCGTTTGAGGCTGAAATGTAGGCCTCATCTGCACAAACCACCAAATTTTATATATATCCAGACGGCAAATATTGATCTAATCCGTAAACACGACATGAACTCAGGATTTTATGCCCCATTTAATTACCTGAGGATGGAAAGAGTGATTTTTCAAGAGAGGATGATCGAATGCAGGTTGCTTGTAGAAATCTATACAATCGTATGTATCTCCATACTCGTTCTGTAATCATTTTAAATGTCAACCAACAACAATTCCAATGTTTTCTATTGAATCTCAatatttattttaccttgacaGTTTTGCCAGCATATTTTGACCCATGAATCCTTGAGTGTCCCTTAGCAGCAAGAATTGAGACAAGGAAACATACTGAGAGAACACGCCTTATCGTTTCTAGTACCATCTTCTGAACTGCATGTTAAGAAACAAATCAGCGGAGTTAGTCGCAGCATGACACAAAAAAATATTGTCTTAAAGAACAAAACCGACAAGGTACCAAACAGCATGTCAGTAAAAAAATAAGTTAAAAACATTACTACTACTAACATTAGCATATATGATCAATAGTTTGAAATCGACATATTCAGAGATTGGAAGGTCCTCGGTTTTTATATCCGAAGACTGTAAATGAAAGGGGTTGGGGTTTCGGTATATTCAGAGGCATAAAGAGAAGATCCCTTGGTTTTGAGTGTTTGACTGTAACTACAGCATTTGCTGTTTGATTTACTTCCTTAATTGCGTATGAAAGATTGCAGAATTCAAAGCTAAATAGGTAAAAGATCGTGTAGGATAAGAGAATTCTTAAATCAACAGTTCTTAGCTAGAACAACCTGGAAAAGCAGGAGTTAACTTATAAAACTCTATTAGATAGAATTTGCACCAATATTAGATAGAATGCAGGAGTTAACTTATAAAACTCTATTAGATAGAATTTGCATCAATATTAGAtagaatttgcacaaatattatAAAACTCTATTAGATAGAATTTGCACCAATATTAGATAGAATTTGCACATTAGGTAGTTTTATAAGGTTGGAGTCTCtaaaattgcctgaaaaaagcctcttttatatatatatatatatatatatatagaacaaggatcaagtgagtccaccttaagtcattaagtccataagtcccatttagaGCCCTTAGATTGTGAGGATGAATGGCTAAGATTACACCAAAAAGCAACTTGTAACATTAAAATAATGTGTAGACTAATTACCTCTCTCCTTAGGCTATTAGACTTACTGTTCATTCTGCATGTATGTTTCTCATCAGTCACTTGCACGTTATTCAACTTCCCTCCACTATCTCATACAACCTCCtcataatttcaaaaaaccgtccttCCTTATTCCTGTCTTTCATCTCAcatttcttcatttattttctATTCCTTACTGTTCCATCTCTCTTGCTTACCAATTACAACAAATCCATTTCTTTTCTATATTTTATCGCATTCAAACCCTTGTAGTTCGTATCtttgtttctttacctcagtttgaaggtaattcattgatcatcctttattcttttctttgtttaaattttttaaatttgcAAATTATGCTTGAGTCGTAATTGTTGTATTGCGTGTTTCAATTTTATTGTGTGTTtcaatttatgtgattttattgtttgtttgaatatttaattaaattcataGTGTAAATCTGAATTGATGGGTAGTGTCAATGTATTTGTTAGGGTTTTAATCGAGTCTGTTTCTGGGGATTGTAAATGTGATGTAATTAGGACTGTGAATGTGAGGACagcccaagtgtaaatgtgaaccaaaaaaaagtgtaaatgtgaacaaatagaaagtgtaaatgtgaggataggagaagtgtaaatgatagtgtaaatgtgaacaaatagaaagtgtaaatgtgaggataggagaagtgtaaatgttatcaaacaaagtgtaaatctgactcaattagaagtgtaaatgtgaagatattcaaagtgtaaatgtgaggatagagtaagtgtaaacgtGAACACTAAaactgtaaatctgactaaaatgGAACTGTAgatgtgaagataatggaagtgtaaatgtgagttcaggagaagtgtaaatgtgaacaaataaagggtaaatgtgAAGAtcatggaagtgtaaatgtgaggataggagaagtgtaaatgtgatcaaataaagtgtaaatatGACTAAagtgaaagtgtaaatgtgaagatcatggaagtgtaaatgtgaggataggagaagtgtaaatgtgatcaaataaagtgtaaatatGACTAAagtgaaagtgtaaatgtgaagataatggaagtgtaaatatGACTAAagtgaaagtgtaaatgtgaagataatggaagtgtaaatgtgagtgtaggagaagtgtaaatgtgatgaaataaagtgtaaatctgactaaattggaagtgtaaatttgaagataatgaaagtgtaaatgtgagtgtaggagaagtgtaaatgtgaacaaataaagggtaattCTGACTAAACTTTTAGTGCaaatgtgaagataatgaaagtgtaaatgtgagtgtaggagaagtgtaaatgtgaacaaataaagggtgaatctgactaaagtggaagtgtaaatgtgaagataatgaaagtgtaaatgtgagtgtaggagaagtgtaaatgtgaacaaataaagggtcaatctgactaaattggaagtgtaaatgtgaagttactggaagtgtaaatgtgagtgtaggagaagtgtaaatgtgaacaaataaagggtcaatctgactaaattggaagtgtaaatgtgaagttactggaagtgtaaatgtgaggatagaataagtgtaaatgtgaacaaataaagggtaaatctgtctaaagtggaagtgtaaatgtgaagataatgaaagtgtaaatgtgagtgtaggagaagtgtaaatgtgcacaaataaagggtcaatctgactaaattggaagtgtaaatgtgaagatactggaagtgtaaatgtgaggatagagtaagtggaAATGTAAATGTGTAGACTGTTATAGCTTGTCTGATATTGTGCATTTCTTATGTACTTTTGTTCTGATTCGGATGGTATCGATGGAGAAGTACACGGAAGTGAAGAACAACCAGAAGTTACCCCTATCAAGTTTTAGTTAAGTGTCGCCCCAACCGGCTTCACAAGCTTATTGGTAAGCTGAACATTGCCCAACGAGCCGCTTTGTACGAGAGGATTGGATTTGGGGGCTGCTTCATCTTAAACTCGAAACTTTCCCGCTTTCACATGTTCCTGAATTTCTTGAGGCTTTCAGCGATGGTTCTCATGTTTTCAGGGCGTCGGAGTTGAAGGAGTTTATGGTTACTAAGTATGATGTCTATGACTGTTTCATGTTACCTGTTGGTGAGAGAGAGATGGAAATAGTACCTACTGGACATATGCCTGGTGCTAAAGATGAAAAATATGTGCGCATAAAACAACTGTGGCGCAAAAAGTtcaaagtgaaatcaaattcTGATTCTATTCCTTTAGGAGACGTCTTCAATTATATTGAGTCGAGCAATTCAAAGATGGAGGTGATGAATTACGCTTTGTTTGTGCttcttagcatttcatcattccTTGCGCCGACATTGAACAACGGCATTGAAATCAAACTTTTGAAAGTGGTTGAAGATGTGAGTGTCATATCGGAGTATGACTGGTGCTCGTATGTATTAGAATGTTTAGCTAATGTCTGCGGTAGAGGCTCGCAGTGTGCGATCACATCCGCTTGGTTGTATCCCTTTCCTCATGATTACTTATTTTCAGCGGTATGATTACCGTGGCAAGAGTTCCCCCGATGGCCTTCCACTTATTCAGCATTGGGATCTGAAAACTCTATCGAAGAGGTTAAAGGATGAGCTGGACGTGGGGCCACTGGGTCGACTAACTTTGTCGAAGGTGAAGTATCCGCGATGTCAAAACAAGACCCCTGATGAGAAGGACACTTTGGTAATACAATGTTGGCTATAGGCGGCGCGCCAAGGCGCCATTGGCAAGCCCTACGCCTCTTCTGATTTCAACGTCGGGTACATCACCCGATAAGAAGTTTATTCAGATTGAACTCCCTCCCGgtgttgaagatgatgatgagttgAAAGCTAGGGCTGTAGATGTAAGATTTATGTTATGAATGTTTGATTAATCGCATAtattttttaatatatatatattgagcaggtatatttTGCGTATCTAGACTCTGAAATCTTTTTTTGTTACCAACTGTAGGGTGTACACGAGCTGTACTTGAAGATTCAAAGGAACGCTGTGGCCTTCTATTCCTGGTATACGGACGCAGCTGCAATGCTTAAGAATTTAACAACAGGTGTTTCTTCTTCAAGTGATCTTGTTCCGTCACAAGCGACGCAAGCTTTTTTTGAAGGTGCAAAGGTGAAGGAATATGTTGAAGAAGTTGGAAATTTAGCTTCGCAAATGAAGAAGTATAATGATAACGCTCCCTCATTGTCAGATGTTGGCCAAGAGAAAAAACAGGTGGCCAAGAAAAAAACAAAGGCAAGCAAGAAAAGAAAGACCAAGGAACCTAAGTTCGAGTTTACGCCTCATCGTAGAGCTGTATCACTAGCGAAGATTCGATTTGGGTGATAAAGCGGGTGATGCGGCGATGTCACGAGTAATGGAGACTGCGATTTCTACACACCGGTGAACTTAACGAAGCCTGTcgacgagaggaagaggaatGCGGGCTAGATTTAACCGACAACTTGACTCAATTAACCGATCGGCAGATTCTAGAGAAAATTTATAGCCCGGATGAAGTTGAAGAAGCTTACATAA contains:
- the LOC141588035 gene encoding protein neprosin-like: MVLETIRRVLSVCFLVSILAAKGHSRIHGSKYAGKTVKNEYGDTYDCIDFYKQPAFDHPLLKNHSFHPQMRPTFQPQTIRNNDISWEINATATDIPLLKDGGCPQGTIPVRRMNKSGGISKAKISNTTNEVISASGTMFAISQTNTNMWKFYNGVGAIMSVYNPRALASQYSSAEITLKGGTDSIVAGWTVSHLNSTCIWKFFFLSIVLILGKGAFKKVFNYSFKACPSHGPYSPGIASSLATGRIQVSLMTVP